In the Arachis ipaensis cultivar K30076 chromosome B10, Araip1.1, whole genome shotgun sequence genome, one interval contains:
- the LOC107622552 gene encoding metacaspase-1-like isoform X2: MLACRRERCMQCGRPVLVPVQAYYVSVLCYGCQDYSQPQPNYPLPNRTSPYIDLAPGFPRPCPPRPPPPPASPYGKKRAVLFGISYGKRVNKIKGAVNDAHCMKYFLIDKLGFPTDSIRLLTDDPEERNPLRIPTKHNMRMAMRWLVEGCRPGDSLLFYYSGHGSREVDHDMDELDGYDEAICPVDYEHEGKIIDDEINATIVRPLPRGAKLHALVDTCFSGTVLDLPFMCRMNRKGYYGWEDHRTRRGAFKGTNGGVAVCISACDDDGSAADTSAFSGMESSGALTYSFIQAMQDEAKLTYGRLLNAMRSTIRDAKEGQFGPNYQDYAAMESRLQYAHEPQISSSEKFDIYSKPILM, from the exons ATGTTGGCATGTAGAAGAGAAAGATGCATGCAATGTGGAAGGCCTGTGTTGGTGCCAGTGCAAGCCTATTATGTTTCCGTTCTGTGTTATGGCTGCCAAGACTATTCACAACCACAACCTAACTACCCTTTACCAAATAGAACTTCTCCCTACATCGATTTGGCTCCTGGCTTTCCGAGGCCTTGCCCGCCCCGGCCACCGCCACCTCCTGCTTCTCCATATGGTAAGAAGAGGGCTGTGTTGTTTGGTATTAGCTATGGTAAGCGAGTTAACAAGATCAAAGGTGCTGTGAATGATGCTCACTGCATGAAGTACTTTCTCATTGACAAGTTGGGTTTCCCTACCGATTCCATTCGCTTGCTCACAG ATGATCCGGAGGAGAGAAACCCACTAAGGATCCCAACAAAGCACAACATGAGAATGGCGATGAGGTGGTTGGTAGAAGGTTGCCGGCCAGGGGATTCATTGCTGTTCTACTACTCCGGTCACGGATCCAGAGAAGTGGACCATGACATGGATGAGCTTGATGGCTACGACGAAGCAATCTGCCCTGTTGATTATGAGCATGAGGGCAAGATAATTGATGATGAGATCAACGCAACCATCGTCCGCCCTCTGCCACGTGGCGCCAAGCTCCACGCCCTTGTTGATACATGCTTTAGCGGCACTGTTCTTGATTTACCCTTCATGTGCAGAATGAAccg AAAAGGTTATTATGGATGGGAAGATCACAGAACCCGGAGAGGTGCATTCAAAGGCACAAATGGAGGAGTAGCTGTTTGCATTTCAGCTTGTGATGATGATGGAAGTGCGGCAGATACATCG GCATTTAGCGGCATGGAAAGTAGTGGAGCGTTGACTTACAGTTTCATTCAAGCCATGCAAGATGAAGCTAAACTCACTTATGGCCGCTTGCTGAATGCTATGCGCTCCACCATCCGTGACGCTAAGGAAGGACAGTTTGGTCCTAACTACCAAGATTATGCCGCCATGGAATCTCGCCTGCAATATGCTCAT GAGCCACAGATATCGTCATCTGAAAAGTTTGATATTTATTCGAAGCCTATTTTAATGTGA
- the LOC110267750 gene encoding uncharacterized protein LOC110267750, translating to MIARTFVSPILNFPFSFFITTLSLIIVSTFAAGSLPPPVASAAAPLFSASQNFCCRLRSTWIWGSRTSTAIQASTTATFVTLPTEAHSSEPFHRRNFHRCSTLLTLRHVDRQRCCGSSCWSWS from the exons ATGATAGCGCGAACTTTTGTCTCTCCCATTTTGAATTTTcccttctcttttttcatcaccACCCTCTCTCTCATTATTGTCTCCACCTTCGCTGCTGGTTCTCTGCCGCCTCCCGTTGCCTCCGCCGCCGCTCCACTGTTCTCAGCGAGCCAAAACTTCTGCTGCCGGCTGCGCTCAACGTGGATTTGGGGAAGCAGAACCTCCACTGCAATCCAAGCCTCCACCACCGCAACGTTCGTCACTCTCCCCACCGAGGCGCACTCCAGTGAGCCATTTCACCGCCGCAACTTCCACCGTTGCTCCACTCTTCTTACTCTGAG ACATGTCGACAGGCAGAGATGCTGCGGATCAAGTTGCTGGTCGTGGTCATAG
- the LOC110268346 gene encoding uncharacterized protein LOC110268346 (The sequence of the model RefSeq protein was modified relative to this genomic sequence to represent the inferred CDS: added 36 bases not found in genome assembly), giving the protein MATATAATSQLPAPPPQQQFLNLESLARIDTTTLSQSELHALSLSSLSAFDLHSTRRHLVTPKIDPSLFNESAGSRRQTYSRPRRPESSPTGRRRRVAGLLPAAKLPSLPSDDLGNAENRVIIDYLKQFIREDPKFDQVVFAPPSSASALVAYHGGGA; this is encoded by the exons ATGGCCACCGCCACTGCAGCTACCTCGCAGCTGCCGGCGCCGCCACCGCAGCAGCAATTTCTCAACTTAGAATCCCTGGCTCGGATAGACACTACAACTCTCTCACAGTCGGAGCTCCATGCCCTGTCTCTCTCCTCCCTCTCCGCCTTCGATCTCCACTCCACTCGTCGCCACCTCGTTACTCCCAAAATCGATCCGTCTCTCTTCAA TCCTCGCCGCCCCGAGTCCTCTCCCACCGGCCGCCGACGCCGTGTTGCCGGCCTCCTCCCCGCCGCTAAGCTACCTTCTCTCCCTTCCGATGACCTTGGAAATGCCGAGAACCGTGTAATAATCGATTATCTGAAACAGTTTATCAGGGAAGATCCCAAATTCGACCAAGTCGTGTTCGCTCCGCCTTCATCCGCTTCCGCGCTGGTCGCCTACCACGGAGGTGGTGCT
- the LOC107622552 gene encoding metacaspase-1-like isoform X1, producing MLACRRERCMQCGRPVLVPVQAYYVSVLCYGCQDYSQPQPNYPLPNRTSPYIDLAPGFPRPCPPRPPPPPASPYGKKRAVLFGISYGKRVNKIKGAVNDAHCMKYFLIDKLGFPTDSIRLLTDDPEERNPLRIPTKHNMRMAMRWLVEGCRPGDSLLFYYSGHGSREVDHDMDELDGYDEAICPVDYEHEGKIIDDEINATIVRPLPRGAKLHALVDTCFSGTVLDLPFMCRMNRKGYYGWEDHRTRRGAFKGTNGGVAVCISACDDDGSAADTSAFSGMESAGALTYNFIQAMQGEAKMTYGRLLNAMRSTIRNAKEGHFGHQAEEYGYGRMDSRLHYAHEPQLSSSHMFEIYSKPILL from the exons ATGTTGGCATGTAGAAGAGAAAGATGCATGCAATGTGGAAGGCCTGTGTTGGTGCCAGTGCAAGCCTATTATGTTTCCGTTCTGTGTTATGGCTGCCAAGACTATTCACAACCACAACCTAACTACCCTTTACCAAATAGAACTTCTCCCTACATCGATTTGGCTCCTGGCTTTCCGAGGCCTTGCCCGCCCCGGCCACCGCCACCTCCTGCTTCTCCATATGGTAAGAAGAGGGCTGTGTTGTTTGGTATTAGCTATGGTAAGCGAGTTAACAAGATCAAAGGTGCTGTGAATGATGCTCACTGCATGAAGTACTTTCTCATTGACAAGTTGGGTTTCCCTACCGATTCCATTCGCTTGCTCACAG ATGATCCGGAGGAGAGAAACCCACTAAGGATCCCAACAAAGCACAACATGAGAATGGCGATGAGGTGGTTGGTAGAAGGTTGCCGGCCAGGGGATTCATTGCTGTTCTACTACTCCGGTCACGGATCCAGAGAAGTGGACCATGACATGGATGAGCTTGATGGCTACGACGAAGCAATCTGCCCTGTTGATTATGAGCATGAGGGCAAGATAATTGATGATGAGATCAACGCAACCATCGTCCGCCCTCTGCCACGTGGCGCCAAGCTCCACGCCCTTGTTGATACATGCTTTAGCGGCACTGTTCTTGATTTACCCTTCATGTGCAGAATGAAccg AAAAGGTTATTATGGATGGGAAGATCACAGAACCCGGAGAGGTGCATTCAAAGGCACAAATGGAGGAGTAGCTGTTTGCATTTCAGCTTGTGATGATGATGGAAGTGCGGCAGATACATCG GCATTTAGCGGCATGGAAAGTGCAGGAGCTTTGACTTACAATTTCATTCAAGCCATGCAAGGTGAAGCTAAAATGACTTATGGGCGCTTGCTGAATGCCATGAGGTCCACAATCCGCAATGCTAAGGAAGGACATTTTGGTCATCAAGCTGAAGAGTATGGCTATGGCAGAATGGACTCTCGCCTGCACTATGCTCAT GAGCCACAATTATCGTCATCTCACATGTTTGAAATCTATTCAAAGCCCATTTTACTGTGA
- the LOC107622551 gene encoding uncharacterized protein LOC107622551: MVKFGERKRKRGRKPKVKVNLEESYSGMEIVNKNGVVINLMDLAKAEDPFAEELRRRTDGLQGEEELLGFLRDLEGQWGSRRRKRRIVDAANFGDALPLGWKLILGLKRKDGRAWIYCRRYISPSGQQFMSCREVASYLQSLIGHSDAPLQIGHRSENLPQEQRAITEHSAGVAHEDQREWQIVVANSDVPSFSVSNERGMELALLGLENLADVEIHDLFECHKCNVTFDEKDSYLQHLLSFHQRTTRRYRLGSSLGDGVIIKDGKFECQFCHKVFSERRRYSSHVGIHVRSNVRQAEDSSGLENVQRTDKSPVREDMLLSRISRMDALIEIAQSSIMEDCDMEPASKVAACSLDQDINFESEQQMEDSLNGTNVVQVLNQQDSPELHMDVEEEETDDDSQVIDAKMVTCLDHTGLLCVNEKNGNPSVEVFDKSGIDMGGASQDPLLILSCKDKISDSGENENFCCSNIKEKFKFNEDNNNKNELEIGSDGCKDVPVRTNVQEMLMPASEENVIDSRVSKSPISQMQSLYCSPAFSSDKVGKQSCTEDHEYKNVERFQELDEISTTEHDATSIQDSFSLPDVQTDMVNKTVMETTYPSSVQVESQEVMQLTTVCVWCGIEFNHDALNSEIQPDSVGFMCPACKAKISGQINVLDS, translated from the exons ATGGTGAAATTCGGAGAGAGGAAAAGGAAGAGAGGGCGGAAGCCGAAGGTGAAGGTGAACTTGGAGGAATCCTACAGCGGGATGGAGATTGTGAACAAGAACGGAGTGGTGATCAATCTGATGGATCTAGCGAAGGCGGAGGATCCTTTTGCGGAGGAGCTGAGGAGGCGGACTGACGGACTGCAGGGAGAGGAGGAGCTGTTAGGGTTTCTGAGGGATTTAGAGGGACAGTGGGGAagcaggaggaggaagaggaggattgTGGACGCTGCCAATTTCGGTGACGCATTGCCGCTTGGTTGGAAGCTTATTCTCGGGTTGAAGAGAAAGGATGGTCGCGCATGGATCTATTGTCGCAGATACATAAG CCCTAGTGGACAGCAATTTATGTCTTGTAGAGAAGTTGCTTCCTATTTGCAGTCTCTTATTGGCCATAGTGATGCACCGTTGCAAATCGGTCATAGGAGTGAGAATTTGCCGCAGGAACAAAGAGCAATCACTGAACAC TCTGCAGGTGTTGCCCATGAGGATCAACGTGAATGGCAGATTGTTGTAGCTAACTCAGATGTACCTAGTTTTTCTGTTTCTAATGAACGTGGGATGGAATTGGCCTTGTTGGGTTTGGAAAATCTTGCAGACGTGGAAATACATGACCTATTTGAATGTCACAAATGCAATGTGACCTTTGACGAGAAGGATTCATACTTGCAGCACTTATTGTCATTTCACCAGAGAACAACAAGACGATATCGGCTTGGATCTTCTCTTGGAGATGGAGTTATAATTAAAGATGGAAAGTTTGAGTGCCAGTTCTGTCACAAGGTGTTTTCAGAAAGGCGTCGCTACAGTTCTCATGTGGGGATCCATGTTAGGAGTAATGTGAGGCAGGCTGAAGATTCGTCAGGTCTGGAAAATGTTCAACGGACAGACAAGTCTCCTGTGAGGGAGGACATGCTGCTTTCAAGAATCTCCAGGATGGATGCCCTTATTGAAATTGCTCAGAGCTCTATCATGGAGGATTGTGACATGGAGCCTGCTTCGAAAGTTGCTGCTTGTAGCTTGGATCAAGATATAAACTTTGAGTCAGAACAGCAAATGGAAGATAGCTTAAATGGAACAAATGTTGTTCAAGTTTTAAATCAGCAGGATAGTCCAGAGTTACACATGGATGTGGAAGAAGAGGAAACTGATGATGATAGCCAAGTTATTGATGCAAAGATGGTTACTTGTCTAGATCACACGGGTTTGTTATGTGTAAATGAGAAAAATGGTAATCCATCTGTTGAAGTGTTTGATAAGTCTGGGATTGATATGGGAGGAGCTTCTCAAGACCCTTTGCTTATTTTATCTTGCAAGGACAAAATATCAGATTCTGGGGAGAATGAAAATTTTTGTTGCTCTAATATCAAAGAAAAGTTTAAGTTTAATGAAGATAACAATAATAAGAATGAATTGGAAATTGGTTCAGATGGTTGCAAGGATGTTCCTGTTAGGACCAATGTTCAAGAGATGCTAATGCCAGCTTCTGAAGAAAATGTGATCGACTCTAGGGTTTCTAAATCTCCTATATCCCAAATGCAATCTTTGTATTGCTCTCCTGCTTTCAGCTCTGATAAG GTAGGAAAACAATCTTGTACTGAAGATCATGAGTATAAAAATGTGGAGCGGTTCCAGGAATTGGATGAAATCAGTACTACTGAGCATGATGCTACAAGTATTCAAGATTCCTTTTCACTGCCTGATGTGCAAACTGATATGGTAAACAAAACAGTGATGGAAACAACATATCCCTCCTCAGTTCAGGTTGAATCACAAGAAGTTATGCAGCTTACAACTGTGTGTGTTTGGTGTGGAATAGAGTTCAACCATGATGCCCTTAATTCTGAAATACAACCTGATTCTGTTGGATTCATGTGTCCAGCTTGTAAGGCGAAAATCTCTGGTCAAATTAATGTGTTGGACAGTTGA